GGTCAACGACCACCTGCCTGAGGATATTTCAGATCCGGAACAGGTGGAAGACATCATCCGCATGATCAACGACATGGGGATCAACGTATTCGAGAGTGCTCCGGATGCGGATGCCCTTCTGTTGGCGGAAGCCGACACCGACGAAGCCGCGGCCGAAGAAGCCGCTGCTGCGTTGGCGGCAGTTGAAACCGATATCGGCCGCACGACCGACCCGGTGCGCATGTACATGCGCGAAATGGGTACCGTCGAGCTGCTGACCCGCGAAGGCGAAATCGAAATCGCCAAGCGTATCGAGGAAGGCATTCGTGAAGTCATGGGCGCCATCGCCCACTTCCCGGGCACTGTCGATTACATCATCAGCGAATATGACCGCGTCACCACCGAGGGTGGCCGTCTGTCGGATGTTCTCAGCGGTTACATCGACCCTGACGACAACATCGCCGCCGAAACCGAAGAAGTGCCGATCCCTGGCACCAAGGCTGCCGCTGCGAAAGAAGAGTCCGACGACGACGAAGAAAGCGAAGACGGCGGTGATGACGAGGAAGAGGCCGAAAGCGGCCCGGACCCGGTTATCGCAGCCCAGCGTTTCGGTGCCGTTTCGGACCAGCTCGCCATCACCCTCAAGGTGTTGAAGAAGCACGGCCGTACTCACGCCGAAAGCATTGGCGCCATGCAAGCCCTGGCCGATCTGTTCATGCCGATCAAGCTGGTGCCAAAGCAGTTTGACGCCTTGGTAGAGCGCGTACGTGACTCGCTGGCCCGCCTGCGTCAACAAGAACGCGCCATCATGCAACTGTGCGTGCGTGACGCACGCATGCCGCGCGCCGACTTCCTGCGCCTGTTCCCGAGCAACGAAACCGACCAGACCTGGTCTGGTGACCTGGCCAAGCGCAACACCAAGTGGGCTGCCGCCCTGGGTGAAAAGGACGCCGCCATCGTCGCATGCCAGCAGAAACTGATCGACCTTGAGACCGAAACCGGCCTGACCGTTGCCGAGATCAAGGAAATCAACCGCCGCATGTCCATCGGTGAGGCCAAGGCCCGCCGCGCCAAGAAAGAAATGGTCGAGGCGAACCTGCGTCTGGTGATTTCCATCGCCAAGAAGTACACCAACCGTGGCCTGCAGTTCCTCGATCTGATTCAGGAAGGCAACATCGGCTTGATGAAGGCGGTGGACAAGTTCGAATACCGTCGCGGCTACAAGTTCTCCACGTACGCCACGTGGTGGATCCGCCAGGCAATCACCCGTTCGATCGCCGACCAGGCGCGCACCATCCGTATTCCGGTGCACATGATCGAAACGATCAACAAGCTCAACCGTATTTCCCGCCAGATGCTGCAGGAAATGGGCCGTGAACCGACCCCGGAAGAGCTGGGTGAGCGCATGGAAATGCCTGAGGACAAGATCCGCAAGGTATTGAAGATCGCCAAAGAGCCAATCTCGATGGAAACCCCGATCGGTGACGACGAAGATTCGCACCTGGGCGACTTCATCGAGGACTCGACCATGCAGTCCCCGATTGATGTGGCAACGGTCGAAAGCCTCAAGGAAGCTACCCGCGACGTGCTCTCGGGCCTGACCGCACGTGAAGCCAAAGTACTTCGCATGCGCTTCGGTATCGACATGAACACCGACCACACCCTCGAAGAGGTGGGCAAGCAGTTTGACGTGACCCGCGAGCGGATCCGTCAGATCGAAGCGAAGGCGTTGCGCAAATTGCGCCACCCGACTCGCAGCGAGCACTTGCGCTCCTTCCTCGACGAGTGATGACAAACCCCGGCCCAGGCCGGGGTTTTTCTTATGTGACAAAAGGTTGTGGCCACTCGCTACCCACCGTAGCAATTGCGCGTCTACACTCGACTTCAGACCACCTGAATGCGAGGCCGCTATGCCGCCGATGCCGGCCATTCTGTTGCTGCTCCTGATGTTGTGGAACACAACGGCCGGCGCCCTGACCCTGACAGACGAGGAAAAAACCTGGCTTGCTGCCCACCCGCAGCTGAAGCTGGGCGTCGACGCTTCCTGGCCACCATTCGAGTTTCGTGACCAGGAGGGCCGGTACCAGGGATTGGCCGCCGATTACATCGCCTTGCTTCAGGAACGCCTTGGAGTAACGCTGAAGCCGGTCGAGCCTAGCAGCTGGACGGAGGTGCTCGCGCAGGCACGCGACAGCCGTATCGACCTGCTGCCGGGCATCATGTCGACACCGGAGCGTCAGGAATATCTGGCATTTACCCGGCCTTATCTGGATTTTCCCATCGTGATTCTCGCCCACGACGGCGGCCCTCAGCCTCACACGCTGAAGGACCTGTACGGGTTGAAAATCGCAGTTGTGGAAAACTACGCCCCCCACGAACTGCTACGCACCCACCACCCGGACCTCAACCTGGTGGCCATGCCCAACGTCAGCTCTGCCCTGCAGGCCTTGGCCACCGACGAAGTGGACGCTGTGGTCGGCGACCTGGCCTCCAGCATCTGGAGCTTGCGCCAACTGAAGCTCGACGGCTTGTACGTCAGTGGCGAAACACCCTATCGCTATCAATTGGCCATGGCCGCGCCCCGAGACAAGAAGATGCTGATCGGCATTCTCGACAAGGTGATGGCCGACATGACCAGCGAGGAAATCAGCAAGATCCAGCAACGCTGGGTCGGCAATGTGGTTGACCAGCGCACCTTCTGGCACGACATGCTGCTATACGGCCTGCCCGGCGTGCTGGTACTGATTGCCATCCTTGGCGGGGTGATTCGAATCAACCGCCGCCTAAGCTCGGAAATTTCCAGGCGGATTGCCCTGGAACAGGAACTGCGCAGCAGCGAGTACCACTATCGCGGCCTGATCGAAAGCCTGTCGGCAATTGCCTGGGAGGCTGACGCCAACGACTTTACCTACAGCTATGTTTCGCCCCACGCCGAGGATCTGCTCGGTTATCCGCTGCATGAATGGCTTAAACCTGGGTTCTGGCGCGGCATCCTGCACCCTGAGGACGCACTGTGGGCCCAAGCCTACTGCGAAAGCGAAACCGCCGCGGGGCGCGACCATAGCCTTGATTACCGGGTAATTCGTGCGGACGGCCAGGCGCTTTGGATACGAAACATCGTCAGCATGATCGAACATGGGCACCGGCCGGTGATGCGCGGGCTGATGATCGACATCAGCGAAACCAAACGCACCGAGGATGCCCTGCGGTTGTCGGAACAGAAGTTCGCCTCGGTGTTCCAGCAATGCCCCGATATCCTGCTGATAGCCCGCCACAGCGACGGCTGCCTACTGGAAGTCAACGAAGCTTTCGAAGAACAGATTGGGCTGACCCCAGGCCAGGTTATAGGCCGCACCGCTACCGAGCTGAACCTGTGGGGCGTGCAAGGCGCCGGGCCACTGATGCTCGAACGCCTGCATCAAGGTGGTATCCGCAACCTGGAGATGAGCTTCCGCCGCAGCAATGGCCAGTTGTTCACCGGCCTGACCTCTGCGGAAACGTTCGAACTGGACGGCACCCTGGCGTTCGTAGTGGCCGTGCGTGACATCAGCCAGCTGAAAGAAACCCAGCAACAACTGCAAACCTCGGAAGAGAAGTTCGCCAAAGCCTTCCACGCCTCCCCCGATGGCTTGTTGCTGTCGCGCCAAAGCGACGGCCTGCTGCTGGAAGTGAACGAAGGCTTCTGTCGCCTGACCGGTTACGACCTCAACCCGACTATTGACCAAACGTCGTTCGACCTGGGTATCTGGGTCGACCTCAACGAACGCAAACGGCTGATCGACACGCTTGCCCGGGACGGTTTCGTACGCGACTTCAGTTGCCATATCCGGCGCAGCGACGGGCAGATCAGGCTGTGTGAGCTGTCCGCGAGGCCGCTACCCATCGCTGGCGTCGACTGCATGCTGACCATCGCCCGGGACATCACCGAACGCCACCTGATGCAAGAGAAACTGCAACTGGCGGCCACCGTCTTCGAGAATACCGCTGAGGGTGTACTGATCACCGACATCGACCAGCGCATCAGCGCGGTCAACCGCGCGTTCAGCGAAATCACCGGCTACAGCGAGGTTGAAGCGCTTGGCCAAACCCCTCGCCTGCTGGCCTCCGGGCAGCACGACAGTGCCTTCTACGCCGCCATGTGGTACCAACTGACTGCGGAAGGCCACTGGCAAGGCGAGATCTACAACAAGCGCAAGAACGGCGAACTGTACCCCGGCTGGCTGACCATCAGTGCCGTGCGCAACAGCGAGCGCGTGATCACCCATTTCGTTGCGGTGTTCGCCGACATTTCCAGCCTCAAGCATGCCCAGGCCAAGCTCGATTACCAGGCCCACCATGACCCGCTCACCGGCTTGCCCAACCGCGCGTTGTTTGAAAACCGGTTGCAGGCCGTGCTGACCTGCGCCCAAGTATCCAACCGCCAAGGCGCAGTACTGTTTCTGGACCTGGACCGTTTCAAGCATATCAACGACAGCCTGGGCCATCCGGTTGGTGACCTGTTGCTCAAGGGTATCGCCCAACGCCTTAAGGAGCAGGTCCGCGACGTCGACACAGTGGCGCGCCTGGGCGGCGACGAATTCATTATCTTGCTTCCAGGCCTGCACAAGCCCAGTGACGCCGACGCCATCGCCAACAAATTGCTGACGTGCTTCAGCGCCCCCTTCCAGGCGGGGGAGCATGAGTTCTTCACCAGCGCCAGCATCGGCATCAGCCTTTATCCACAGGACGGCACCGACGTTGCCACCCTGATCCGCAATGCCGATGCCGCCATGTATCGCTCCAAAGCCAAGGGGCGCAATCGTGTCGAGGCCTACACCCGCGACCTCACCGCACAGGCCAGCGAACGCATAGCGCTGGAACATGAATTGCGCCGCGCCATCGAGCGCAACGAAATGAGCCTGTGCTACCAGCCCAAGTTCAGCCTCAAGACCCAAACGCTGGTCGGTGCCGAGGCTCTGATCCGCTGGAACCACCCGACCTTTGGCGAAGTACCGCCCGAGCATTTCATCCACCTTGCAGAGGAAAACGGCACCATCCTGCAACTCGGTGATTGGGTACTGGAGCAAGCCTGCAGGCAGATGCACCGCTGGAAACTGCAGTACAAAAGCTTTGGCCCGCTGTCGGTCAACCTGGCCGGCGCGCAGCTGCGCCACCACGGCCTGGCCAAGCGTATCGAGCAGTTGCTCAAGACCTACCAACTCAAGGCCGGCGACCTGCAGCTGGAAATTACCGAAAACTTCATCATGAGCCAGGCCGAGGAGGCCCTGGCCGTGCTCCACCAACTCAAACAGCTGGGCGTACAGTTGGCCATTGATGATTTTGGTACCGGCTACTCTTCGCTCAGCTACCTCAAGCGCTTGCCGCTGGACATTCTCAAGATCGACAAGTCGTTCATCCGCGGCCTGCCCGACGACCCCCACGACGCCGCCATCGCCCGCGCCATCATCGCCCTGGGCCGCAGCATGCAGCTCACCATCATTGCTGAAGGGGTTGAGAACCAGGCGCAGCAGCGCTTCCTGGCAGCAGAAGGGTGCGAACAGATCCAGGGCTACATCGTCAGCCTGCCGCTGCCGCCCGATGAATTCGCCGCGACCTTTCTTCGTATAGCACTAAGCGATCTTTCGGATGGCACGCTTTCAAAACCCTCGTTATAATCCGGGCACTTACTGAGGGCCTATAGCTCAGTCGGTTAGAGCAGAGGACTCATAATCCTTTGGTCCACGGTTCGAGTCCGTGTGGGCCCACCAGATACGACGAAGCCGCGCTATTGCGCGGCTTTTTTTTCGTCGACAACTCTTCCTGAATCACGCCCTGCGTTTTAACGACGTACCTTTCCGGCCACCAAGGATGGCATCCAGACGATTACTGACTTTTTTGCGTTCGGAAGCCTTCTTGGGCGGCGCCTTCACCGACTGAAGTGCTTCCCACCCCTTCATCGCCAGAGCAACAGTTCTGGGGACCGGTTTTTCTCCACTGCGATAGTACGCAAGCATGCGTCGACTCAAGCCTAGCTCATGAGCAGCCTGATCCAACGTCAGCCCGTTCCGACCCATCCAGTTCCATACAAGTTCATGGGAACATTCACCCGCCTGCTCAAGCGCCCGCGCGCGGAGATTATCGCTTGCAAGCTCCAGATTATCGTCGTCTGCCCAGATGACCGTATCCCGCCACTCGCCCACTGTAGCGGTAGCAAAAATGCAGGGGTCGGCAAGCGGCTGCAGGGACGTGTGCCTGGTGATGATGTCGTCCAGGCACACAGGGAACTGCTCACCATCTGCAAAAGAGAGCATTAACGAACCAGGGCCCGTTACTGAAACATCTGTCAG
The genomic region above belongs to Pseudomonas sp. PSKL.D1 and contains:
- a CDS encoding DUF2442 domain-containing protein codes for the protein MTGKHFLLTDVSVTGPGSLMLSFADGEQFPVCLDDIITRHTSLQPLADPCIFATATVGEWRDTVIWADDDNLELASDNLRARALEQAGECSHELVWNWMGRNGLTLDQAAHELGLSRRMLAYYRSGEKPVPRTVALAMKGWEALQSVKAPPKKASERKKVSNRLDAILGGRKGTSLKRRA
- a CDS encoding bifunctional diguanylate cyclase/phosphodiesterase; the protein is MPPMPAILLLLLMLWNTTAGALTLTDEEKTWLAAHPQLKLGVDASWPPFEFRDQEGRYQGLAADYIALLQERLGVTLKPVEPSSWTEVLAQARDSRIDLLPGIMSTPERQEYLAFTRPYLDFPIVILAHDGGPQPHTLKDLYGLKIAVVENYAPHELLRTHHPDLNLVAMPNVSSALQALATDEVDAVVGDLASSIWSLRQLKLDGLYVSGETPYRYQLAMAAPRDKKMLIGILDKVMADMTSEEISKIQQRWVGNVVDQRTFWHDMLLYGLPGVLVLIAILGGVIRINRRLSSEISRRIALEQELRSSEYHYRGLIESLSAIAWEADANDFTYSYVSPHAEDLLGYPLHEWLKPGFWRGILHPEDALWAQAYCESETAAGRDHSLDYRVIRADGQALWIRNIVSMIEHGHRPVMRGLMIDISETKRTEDALRLSEQKFASVFQQCPDILLIARHSDGCLLEVNEAFEEQIGLTPGQVIGRTATELNLWGVQGAGPLMLERLHQGGIRNLEMSFRRSNGQLFTGLTSAETFELDGTLAFVVAVRDISQLKETQQQLQTSEEKFAKAFHASPDGLLLSRQSDGLLLEVNEGFCRLTGYDLNPTIDQTSFDLGIWVDLNERKRLIDTLARDGFVRDFSCHIRRSDGQIRLCELSARPLPIAGVDCMLTIARDITERHLMQEKLQLAATVFENTAEGVLITDIDQRISAVNRAFSEITGYSEVEALGQTPRLLASGQHDSAFYAAMWYQLTAEGHWQGEIYNKRKNGELYPGWLTISAVRNSERVITHFVAVFADISSLKHAQAKLDYQAHHDPLTGLPNRALFENRLQAVLTCAQVSNRQGAVLFLDLDRFKHINDSLGHPVGDLLLKGIAQRLKEQVRDVDTVARLGGDEFIILLPGLHKPSDADAIANKLLTCFSAPFQAGEHEFFTSASIGISLYPQDGTDVATLIRNADAAMYRSKAKGRNRVEAYTRDLTAQASERIALEHELRRAIERNEMSLCYQPKFSLKTQTLVGAEALIRWNHPTFGEVPPEHFIHLAEENGTILQLGDWVLEQACRQMHRWKLQYKSFGPLSVNLAGAQLRHHGLAKRIEQLLKTYQLKAGDLQLEITENFIMSQAEEALAVLHQLKQLGVQLAIDDFGTGYSSLSYLKRLPLDILKIDKSFIRGLPDDPHDAAIARAIIALGRSMQLTIIAEGVENQAQQRFLAAEGCEQIQGYIVSLPLPPDEFAATFLRIALSDLSDGTLSKPSL
- the rpoD gene encoding RNA polymerase sigma factor RpoD; the encoded protein is MSGKAQQQSRIKELITRGREQGYLTYAEVNDHLPEDISDPEQVEDIIRMINDMGINVFESAPDADALLLAEADTDEAAAEEAAAALAAVETDIGRTTDPVRMYMREMGTVELLTREGEIEIAKRIEEGIREVMGAIAHFPGTVDYIISEYDRVTTEGGRLSDVLSGYIDPDDNIAAETEEVPIPGTKAAAAKEESDDDEESEDGGDDEEEAESGPDPVIAAQRFGAVSDQLAITLKVLKKHGRTHAESIGAMQALADLFMPIKLVPKQFDALVERVRDSLARLRQQERAIMQLCVRDARMPRADFLRLFPSNETDQTWSGDLAKRNTKWAAALGEKDAAIVACQQKLIDLETETGLTVAEIKEINRRMSIGEAKARRAKKEMVEANLRLVISIAKKYTNRGLQFLDLIQEGNIGLMKAVDKFEYRRGYKFSTYATWWIRQAITRSIADQARTIRIPVHMIETINKLNRISRQMLQEMGREPTPEELGERMEMPEDKIRKVLKIAKEPISMETPIGDDEDSHLGDFIEDSTMQSPIDVATVESLKEATRDVLSGLTAREAKVLRMRFGIDMNTDHTLEEVGKQFDVTRERIRQIEAKALRKLRHPTRSEHLRSFLDE